Genomic window (Mycolicibacterium smegmatis):
CTCCTCACCGTTCGCGGAGTGCTCGCTCGTCCACCGCTTCACACCGAGGGCCACCGCGGCCCGCCACGCGTCCAGGTCCGGCTCGGGCAGATCCAGCATCCTGGCGGATTGGGCGAGCCGCGCGAGGTGTGCCTCGAGCAGGCAGGGCCGCCCGTCGCGCACCAGCAGCGTCTCGAACACACCGTCGCCGCGGACCGCCGCCAGGTCGTCGGCGCACAGCAGCGGCGCGTCCGGATCGTGCAGTTGACCGTCGAGGGTGACCAGCACCGCTGGATGGCTTGCCATGGGGCCAAAGCGTAGCCCCGGTCCTCAGTGAGTGGTGCCGCCGCGAGCGGTGGGGACGACGCGGGTTCCCTAGAGTTGATGTATGTCAGCAGTTCCTACGCCCGAGGGCAGTCCCGATGCCGGTGCCGTGTGGCACTACGGCGACCCACTCGGCGAGCAGCGCAGCGCGGCCACCGACGCGGTCGTGATCGACCGGTCCCACCGGGCGGTGCTCGCGTTGACCGGCAAGGACCGCCAGGGATGGCTGCACAACATCTCGAGTCAGCACGTCAGCGCACAGCCCGACGGCACCGTCACCGAGAACCTGAGCCTGGACATGCAGGGCCGGGTCGAGGACCACTGGCTGCAGACCGAGCTGGACGGGACGACGTACCTGGACACCGAGTCGTGGCGGGGCGAACCGCTCGCGGCGTATCTGCGCAAGATGGTGTTCTGGTCCGACGTGCAGATCGAACCCGCCGATCTCGGGGTCCTGTCGCTTCTCGGTCCGGCTCTCGCCGGTGACGCCGTGCTGTCGGCCCTTGGTCTGAGCGCGCTGCCGGAGGAGGCCACGGCACAACCGCTGCCCGGCGGGGGTTTCGTCCGCCGCGTGCCTTCCGAGGGCCTGGAACTCGACGTGCTGGTCGCCCGGGAGACGCTCGACGACTGGAAGCAGCGCCTCGTCTCCGCGGGTGTACGCCCCGCCGGGATGTGGGCGTACGAGGCGCACCGGGTGGCCGCCCAGCGGCCACGCCTGGGCGTGGACACCGACGAGCGGACGATCCCGCACGAGGTCGGCTGGATCGGCGGCCCCGGCGTCGGCGCCGTCCACTTGGACAAGGGCTGCTACCGGGGCCAGGAGACCGTCGCACGCGTGCACAACCTGGGCCGTCCGCCGCGGATGCTGGTGCTGCTGCACCTCGACGGCTCCTCGGACCGTCCGGCCACGGGCGATCCGGTGCTCGCGGGCGGCCGCACCGTCGGGCGGCTCGGCACGGTCGTCGACCACGTCGACGACGGCCCCATCGCGCTCGCACTCGTCAAACGGGGCCTGCCCGCCGAGACCGAACTGGTGACCGGTGGCAGCGTCGAGGTGCCCGCGAGCATCGACCCGGACTCACTGCCTCCGCCGGACAGCGTGGGTGCCGGCCGGCTCGCCATCGAGCGCCTGCGTCACGGTTAGCGTCACCGACGGGCCCGGGAACGGGCCCGCCCACGCGAAGTCGAAGGTGAATCCTGTCACGTCGAAATCGGCCTGCAACCTGCCTCGATGCTGGTGACGCTGAGGTAAACGAGGCGTGCGGTGTCCCGGAGGCGGGATTCTGGGGCAGGGCCTGCCAGCGCCAGACTCGCGGGCACGGTAAAGTGTCGGCAGGACAAAAATGACACTCAGATCGGAGCCGCCTAATAATTGGGCCGCTCCGTTATTGCGCGAGGGGGTCCCCCCATGGGCCGCGGCCGGGCGAAGGCAAAGCAGACCAAGGTTGCACGTGAGCTCAAGTACAGCTCACCTCAAACCGATTTTGAACGGCTCCAGCGCGAGCTGTCGGGCGGTTCCGCCTCCGACGGTGTCAACGACGCCGACGACGACTGGGCGACTGAGGACGACTGGCGGCGCTGAGCCCGCCGCCGTCCTCACCACCCCCGCTTCCTAGAACCGTGGGTGCTGGCCGACCAACTGGGCGCGCACACTGTCCTTGCCGCCCTTCTTGACCGTGCCCAGCGTCCAGCAATTCAGATGCCGAGCGGTCAGTATGGCCAGCGCACGATCGGTGTCCTCGGGAGCGACGACGGCGACCATGCCGACACCCATGTTGAACGTCTTCTCCATCTCGGCGCGTTCGATCCGTCCGCGCTGAGCGATCATGCCGAACACCGGCGCCGGGGTCCACGTGCCGCGGTCCAGTTCGGCGGTGAGGCCGTGCGGGATGACGCGTTCGAGGTTGCCCGCCAGGCCACCACCGGTGACGTGGCAGAAGGTTCGCACCTGGGTCTCGGCGGCGAGCGCCAGGCAGTCCTTGGCGTAGATCAGGGTGGGTTCGAGCAGCTCCTCACCGAGCGTGCGGCCGAACTCCTCGACGTGGCCGGCGAGGTTCATCCGGTCGATCTCCAGCAGGACCTTGCGGGCCAACGAGTAGCCGTTGGAGTGCAGACCGCTCGAAGCCATGGCGATGATGACGTCGCCCGGCCTGACCCGGTCGGGGCCCAGCACGTCGTCGGCCTCCACGATGCCCACACCGGTCGCGGAGATGTCGTAGTGGTCCGGTTCCATCAGCCCCGGGTGCTCGGCGGTCTCGCCGCCCAGCAGCGCGCATCCGGCCCGCACACAGCCCTCGGCGATGCCTGCCACGATGGCACTCACGCGCTCGGGCACGGTGCGCCCGACGGCGATGTAGTCCTGCAGGAACAACGGTTCGGCGCCGCACACCACGAGGTCGTCGACCACCATCGCGACCAGGTCGAGGCCGACGGTGTCGTGCTTGTCCATCGCCTGCGCTATCGCCAGTTTGGTGCCGACACCGTCTGTGGACGAGGCCAGCACCGGCTCTCGATAATCACGCTTGAGGGCGAACAGGCCCGCGAAACCGCCGAGGCCGCCACGGACCTCAGGGCGGGTGGCCTTGGCGGCCAGAGGCTTGAACAACTCCACGGCGCGATCGCCAGCTTCGATGTCGACCCCGGCCGACGCGTAGGAGATTGCATCACTGGAAACGGAGTCTTCGCGATCGGTCATCGCGCCTAAATCTACCGGTCGTCCCCGCGCAACGGCAGCCGGACCGTGACCTCGCGGCGGTGGGGGCGGTTTCGATCCGAGTGTTTCGGGCAAATCCGTGGCGGACCCACTGCCTCCGCACCGACCCGGAAGGAGACCGTTCTGGCGCGCTGTCTGGTTACCGGAGCCACCGGCTACGTCGGGGGCCGTTTGACGCCGCTGCTCGTCGCCGCGGGTCACGACGTGCGGGTGCTGGCCCGCACCCCAGAGAAACTTTCCGGCGTACCGTGGCGCGACGACGTCGAGGTGGCCCGTGGCGACCTCTCCGACCTGGACTCGCTGCGCAGCGCCTTCACCGGCATCGACGTCCTCTACTACCTGGTGCATTCGATGGGCACGGCCACCGACTTCGCCGACTCCGAACGCGAGGCGGCCGCCAATGTCGCCGAGGTCGCCAAAGACGCGGGTGTGCGGCGCATCGTCTATCTCGGTGGTCTGCACCCCGACGACGCGCAGCTGTCCCCGCACCTGGCCTCGCGGACGCTGGTGGGCGAGACGCTCATGGCCTCGGGCGTGGAGACGGTCGTGCTGCAGGCCGGCGTCGTGGTGGGTTCGGGGTCGGCGTCGTTCGAGATGATCCGGCACCTGACCGATCGCCTGCCCGTCATGACGACGCCGAAGTGGGTGCACAACCGGATCCAGCCGATCGCGGTGCGCGACATCCTGCACTATCTCGTGCAGTCCGCGAGCGTGCCGTTCCCGACGACGCGTGCCTGGGACGTCGGCGGGCCCGACGTGCTCAAGTACGGGGACATGATGCAGGTCTACGCCGAGGAGGCCGGCCTGCGCCGACGCCGGATGGTGGTACTGCCGTGGCTGACGCCCACGATCGCGAGCTGGTGGGTCGGGTTGGTCACGCCGATCCCCTCCGGCCTGGCGCGTCCGCTCGTGGAGTCACTGCATTGCGACGCGATCTGCGGTGAGCACGACATCGATGCGGTGATCCCGCCACCCGAGGGCGGGTTGACGTCCTACCGCGACGCCGTCGCGCTGGCGCTGGCATGCCAGTCACGCCCGGACACCGGGGCGGCGTGGTTCAACGAGCCCGCCGACTCGTTGCCCTCGGACCCGGACTGGTCGGGCGCCCCGGCCGAGGTCGCCGAGTTCAGGACGCCTTCGCGCGGTGCCGATCCGACGGCGACGCTGCGGAACGTGGCCGAGGCAGCGTGGGAGCGTCAGGGTTGGCGTGTGCTGCCCGACGATCCCTCCGGACCGTTGACGCTGACCAAAGATGCTCGCCTGGGTCGCGCGTGGCTGCAGTTCACGGCCGAGGGTGACGGGGCTGTGGTCCACCGCAGCGTGCTGCGCCCACGTGGACTGCTCGGACAGGTCTATGCCGCGACCGTGTGGCCACTGCGGCGCCGCATGCTGCACCGCCGGGCCGACGCACTGTTCTCGGGGTGAGCCCGTATCAGGGCCTGCGCAACGCCGAGGCGTTGTCGTTCTGCGCCACGGGGATGCCGCTGCGGGCCGCCGAGGCGAGCATGTGCTCGATGACGTTCTTGCCCAGGGCGGTCTCGCCGGGCAGCTCGATCGGGTACTTGCCGTCGAAGCACGCCGAGCACAACCGCGACGCGGGCTGCTCGGTGGCCGCGATCATGCCCTGCTGGGAGATGTAGCCGAGGCTGTCGGCGCCGATCGCGTGGCGGACCGCTTCGAGCATCTCGCCTTCGTGTTCCTGCGAGGCCGCGTTGGCGATGAGCTCCGCCGGGGTCGCGAAGTCGATGCCGTAGAAGCACGGCCACTTGACCGGCGGGGATGCGATCCGCACGTGCACCTCGAGCGCCCCGGCCTCGCGCAACATCCGCACGAGCGCACGCTGGGTGTTGCCGCGCACGATCGAATCGTCGACGACGATCAGCCGCTTGCCACGGATCACCTCGCGCAGCGGGTTGAGCTTGAGGCGGATGCCCAGCTGGCGGATGGTCTGGGACGGCTGGATGAAGGTGCGGCCCACATACGCGTTCTTCATCAGGCCCTGGCCGAAGGGGATGCCCGATTCCTGCGCGTAGCCGACCGCGGCGGGCGTACCGGATTCCGGCACGCCGATCACCAGGTCGGCCTCGATGGGATGTTCACGCGCCAGGCGGCGGCCGATGTCGACGCGGGTCGCGTGCACCGAGCGGCCGACCAGCGTGCTGTCGGGGCGGGCCAGATACACGTACTCGAACACGCAGCCCTTGGGCTCGGGGTTGGCGAAGCGCGTCGAACGCACTCCGTCGGCGTCGATCGCGAGCAGTTCGCCGGGTTCGATGTCGCGGACGAACGAGGCGCCGACGATGTCGAGCGCCGCGGTCTCCGACGCGACCACCCAGCCGCGGTCAAGGCGGCCCAGCGACAGCGGGCGTACGCCGTGCGGGTCGCGCGCGGCGTAGAGGGTGTTCTCGTCCATGAACGTCAGGCAGAACGCGCCGCGGACGGTGGGAAGCAGTTCGAGGGCGGCCTGTTCGAGCGTCGCGTCGGCCGCGCCGTGCGCGAGCAGCGCACCGAGGATGTCGGAGTCGGTGGTGGCAGCGGGGCCGCCCTTGAGCTCCATCAGACCGTTGTCGCGGGCACGGGCAGCCAGCTCGGCCGTGTTGACCAGGTTGCCGTTGTGACCGAGCGCGACGCCGGTGCCCGCCGCGGTGTTGCGGAACACGGGCTGCGCGTTCTCCCAGGTCGTGGACCCGGTGGTGGAGTACCGGCAGTGGCCGACGGCGACGTGACCCGGCATCGCGGCCAGGGTCTGCTCGTCGAACACCTGACTGACCAGGCCCAGATCCTTGAAGACCAGCACCTGGGAGCCATCGGCGACCGCGATACCCGCGGCTTCCTGCCCGCGGTGCTGCAGGGCGTAGAGGCCGTAGTAGGTCAGCTTGGCAACTTCTTCGCCCGGGGCCCAGACGCCGAAGACGCCACATTCCTCACGGGGTTCATTTTCGGACTCGTTGTCGTCGTGGCCGATCACGATATGGCTGCTCCCGGATGGGCTGTGGGTGACTGGTTCAGTCTACGGGCCATATCCCGGGTTACGTGAATCCGCGACGTGTCATGGAACACGTCTGCGTCGCCGTTGGCTGTGTTCTGCGACACGCCACAGCACCGACGGCCGGAACAGCCGGGTGGGCGGGTCCAGCATGCTCATCACACGCAGGAACTGTTCGGCGACGCCGTCGTCGACAGCGGCCGTGGCGAGGACTTGACCGGTGAGCCAGTTGGACAGCCTGACACCGGCCGTGCGGCGGCCGGGCACCTGGGGCAGGGCGAGGTCGCTGTTGACGGCCATGCGCCACGCCTGGTCGACGTACTCGGCGGCGGCCCGGAAGAAGCGTCGCGCGAGGTCGCGGTCGCCCTCGCGCAGCAGGTCGCGCAGAGCATGGGCCTCGTACGCCGCGACGGACATGCCCTGCCCGTAGATCGGGTTGAAGCTGCAGATCGCGTCGCCGAGCACGAGCAGTCCGGCCGGGAACCGGCGCATCGCCTCGTATCTGCGACGACGGCTGTTGGGCAACCGGTGGCGGTGCGGTTCGGTGAGTGGTGTGCCGTCGCGCAGTGCGGCGTCCAACTGCGGCACCCCGAGCTCGGCGACGAAACGCTGCCGCCCCGCCAGATCGGCGGGTGGCTCCGTCCCGGCGATCCCTGCCACCGTCAGCATCCAGGTGTCGTTCTCGTAGGCGAACAGGGACGCACCGGTGGGACGCTCGGGTGTCGCACCGACCAGGATCATCGCTTCGTCGACGAGCCCTGCGGGCAGCCTGAGCATCTGGCTCACGTAATTGACGTTCACCGTGAGGCTGTCCTCGGCCGGTCTGCCGTAACCCAGTGACTCCAGCAGCGCAGGTGTGCGTCCGCCGCGTCCCAGGGCGTCGAGAACCAGATCGGCCTCGATCACATGTTCTTCACCGCCGTGGCGGTTGGTCACCCGTACCCCGGTGATGCGCTCGGGTGTCGCGGCGAGGATGTCCACGGCGTCGTGCGCGTCGAGGACCTTGACGTTCGGGATGCCGAAAACCCTTCTTCTGATCGTCATTTCGAGGAACGGCCGGCTCACCGAATAGATGGTCACCGGACGGTTCATGACGCCAGAGGTCTTCAGCCAGTGCCCCTGCAGACACAGCTTGACCCGCGACAGCCCGCCGTTCTCCAGCACGATCGCCCCGGATGCGGACAGTTCGGCGAGCAGGCCCGGGAACAGCCGGTCCAACACCTCCGCGCCACCGCTCTGCAACGCGTGGCCGTGCCGCGCCTGCGGCGCACCGCGTCTCGGCATCGCGTCGACCGTGAGGGTGTCGCGCTCGACGACGACCACCTCGTCGTAGTACTCCGACAACACCCGCGCGCCGAGCAGCCCGCTGATACTGGCTCCGAGAACGACTGCGCGCGCGCCGATTCGGCTCATCGTTGACCTCTCCCCTTGTGCCGTCACCGTCTCCGTAGGTGTGTTCGGCCTTGTCTGTGATGACGCCGGATCCGGCGAAAGCATTCGTGTGTTTCGTCGCTCGGACGCGAATTCAGTTGCCCCGTCGGGGGCGAAACCTGTAGCAGTAGAGGTCGGACCATTCGAGAGGAGTCCACTGATCTCGTGACGAGCCAACTCTCCGAGAAACCGACGACCGATCCCCCGCAGCGATGGTCGACCGCCACGAAGGTCGCATTCCGTTTCTGCTTCGTCTATTTCGGCCTGTTCTGCCTGGTGTTCGCCCAGATCCTGTTCGTGTTCACCGGTTTCCTCGGCCATTGGCTGCCCGACCGGGCGATCCTGTGGCAGATGGTGATGCTGGACCCGTTGCTCGGCTGGGTGGGGCGCACGGTGTTCGGCGTCGACGCCACGCTGAACCTCGACTCGGGCAGCGGTGATCAGCTGGTCATCTGGCTGCTGGTGTTCTGCCTGTTCACGCTGGCGGTCGTCGCCACCGTCATCTGGTCGGTACTCGACCGCGCCAGGGCCGACTACACGCGGCTGTGGGCATGGTTCCTGACGTTTCTGCGCCTGTGCGTGGCCGGGCAGATGCTGTTCTACGGGATCGCCAAGCTCATCCCCACGCAGATGCCCGCGCCCGGCCTGGCGACGCTGCTGCGGCCCTACGGCGAGTTCAGCCCCGCGTCGGTGCTGTGGCTGCAGGTGGGCAGCTCCTACCCCTACGAGATGGCGCTGGGGGCCGTCGAGGTGCTGGCCGGGATCCTGCTGTTCGTGCCGAGGACCGCGACGTTGGGCGCGCTCGTCGGCCTGGTCAGCATGGCGCAGGTGTTCCTGCTGAACATGACGTTCGACGTGCCCGTCAAGATCCTGTCGGGACACCTGCTGCTGATGAGTTTCGTGCTGCTCGCACCGCAGGTGCGGCGCCTGGTGGACCTGTTCGTGCTGCAGCGTCCCGTGGGCCCGCTGAGCCAGCCGGAACTGTTCGACGATCCCCGGTCACGCAGGATCTCGACGCGGGTTCAGGCCGTGCTCGGCGTGTGGGCGTTGATCGGCTGTGTCGTGATCACCGGCAGCGGGTGGTTCGAGTACGGCGGCGGGCGCGACAAGCATGAGCTGTACGGCATCTGGGCGGTAAGCGAGTTCGTCGTCGACGGCAAGCCGCTGCCGCCGTTGACCACGGACCAAACGCGCTGGAAGCACGTTGTTTTCGACGAGCCGGGCGTACTGACCTATCAACGCATGGACGGTGCACTGGTGCCCGCTCCTGCCGAGTTCGACGATGGCACCATCGCGGTGTCCGATGACCAGGGGGGCACGGTCGCCGATTTCCGTGTGTCACGGCCCGATCCGCAGCACCTCGAACTCGATGGCCGCCTGGCGGGCCGCCCGGCGCACATCACCCTGGAGGAGGTCGACCCGAACGGGTTCACGCTGCGCAACCGCGGTTTCCACTGGGTGCAGGAGTACCCGTACTTCCGCTGAACCCAACGGCTACGGGTCGATACGCACCACGGGCAACCAGTGCGCCACCTCGGCCGCGCGCGAACCGGACATCTGCACCGAAGCGCCCGCATCGGCGATGTCGAGCAACCCGGTAGCGAGCAGGAGCCAGGTTCGCGCATCGGTCTCGACGACGTTGGGTGGTGTGCCGCGCGTGTGCTTGGGCCCCGATATGCACTGCACAGCAACGAACGGCGGAACCCGCACCTCGACGCTCGCACCGGGGGCGACGGCCGCCAGCGTCCTGGCGGTGAGCCGCACGGCTTCGGCGAGTTGCGCGCGGGCGGGCGACTCGCGCTGCGGGTCACGCAGCCAATCGGCAACGGCGGACACCGCTTCGAGCGTCTTCGCCGGATCGGCACTACGGCGGCTGGCCATACCCTAGTGTCTCAAAGTGTCTGTCGAGCGCCGCAAACCGCCGTACAGAACAGCCGGGCTCGCCGCGCTGGCGATCATGGCGCTGCTGCTCGTGCTCGTCGGCCAGTCGTTCCGCGGCGCGTTCGACCCCAAGGTCCGGCTGACGCTGTTGACCGCGCGCGCCGGACTGGTTCTCGACCCCGGCGCGAAGGTGACCTACAACGGTGTGCCGGTCGGCCGCGTGGCCGAGGTCGGCACCGCGGCCCGCACCGGAACCGGTGTCCGCGCGCGGGTGATGCTCGACGTCGACCCCCGCTATGTGCCGTTGTTGCCGGCCAATGTGGAGGCGTCGGTCACCGCCACGACCGTGTTCGGCAACAAGTATGTCGCGCTGCGCTCACCGGAACACCCCAGTGCACAACGGGTGTCGACGGCGACGCCCATCGACGCGACCGGCGTCACCACCGAGTTCAACACACTGTTCGAGACCATCATGCGGATCACCGAGCAGGTCGACCCCATCGCGCTGAACCAGACGCTCAGCGCGGCCGCGCAGGCACTCACGGGCCTCGGTGACCGGTTCGGCGCGTCGCTGCTCGACGGTAACGCCATCCTCGCCGATCTCAACGCGGGCATTGCTCCCCTGCGTCGCGACGTCGCCGGTTTGGCCGATCTCGCCGCGATCTACGCCGACAGCGCCCCGGATCTGTTCACCGGACTCGACGACGCCGCACGCGGTGCCGCCACGCTCAACTCGCAGCGCGGCGACGTCGACGCGGCGCTCATCGCCGCCGTCGGCTTCGCGGGCGCCACATCGGACATCCTCGAACGAGGTGGCCCCTACCTGCTGCGCGGGGCCGCGGATCTGGTGCCGACGTCGCGACTGCTCGACGACTACCGCGCCATGATCTTCTGCACCATCCGCAATTATCACGACGTCGCACCGGAACTGGATCGTGCGCTGGGTGGCGACAACGGATATTCGCTGTCGGCCGCGGGCACGCCGTCGAGCATCGGTGCGGGCAACGTGTATGTGTATCCGGACAACCTGCCGCGCGTGAACGCCAAGGGCGGGCCCGAGGGACGCCCGGGATGCTGGCAGAAGATCACCCGCGAGTTGTGGCCAGCGCCGTACCTCGTGATGGACACCGGGCTCTCGGTCGCGCCGTACAACCATGTGGAGTTGGGCTCACCGATCTTCGTCGACTACGTGTGGGGCCGTCAGATCGGCGAACCGACCATCAATCCCTGATCTTGACCTCAACTTTCGTTGAGGTCCTACCGTGGCGGCATGACGTTCAAACCCCACGAGATCGCCTACCTGCAAGCCGCCGACCTGGGTCGACTGGCAACCCTCCAGCCCGACGGCACACCCCAGAACAGCCCGGTGGGATTCACCTTCAACGAACAGCTCGGCACGATCGACATCGCCGGATATCGCATGTCGCAGAGCCAGAAGTACCGCAACATCGCGCGCAACAACCGGGTCGCGTTCGTGGTCGACGACATCTTCTCGCGCGATCCCTGGCGCGTGCGCTGTCTCGAGATCCGCGGCACCGCAGAACAAGTGATGACCTCGGGGGCGATGGGCGCCGCCGGCGACGAACTGGACGCCGCGATCATCCGGATCACGCCGCGCCGCATCATCAGCTTCGGCATCGACGACCAGGAAACTCCGCCGCACCAACTCAAAGCGGATATACGAACGGTCTGATCGGCCCTACTATCGGGGCGATGGGGGGAATTCTGCGGCCCCGTGCGGTCGCCACCGGCGTCGCGGTGATGGTGGTGCTGTCCGGATGCCAACCGTTCGGCGCCGATCACGACGCCGAACGCTTCGTCAGACCGGGCGCACCCAAGGTGTCCCCGTCGAACATCTACACCGCCACGGTGGAACGAGGACCGCAACCCGACGGTGCCGAGACCTGGGTGGCGGTGATCATCGACGAATCGGGCGCCGAGGTGTTCCACGACGACCACGCGTTCGGCGCCGGACGCGAGACGCGCATCACGTGGTTGTCCAACGAAGACCAATTATGGCTGCTGTCACGCGAAGTGGGCTCGGCCCACGTCGACCGTAACCCCGACGGCCGATGGGTGAAGACCACGGTCTCCCCGGATGCCGACAGCGTGCCCGACGAGATCCGGGAGCTGCTCGATGCCTAGACGACCCACCGCCGGTGCGGTGCCCATGACCAAGTCCGCGAGGGCAGCGGCCAGGTCGGCCGCCGCGGACCATGCGCCGCCGGTGCCGATGTGGTGCGCGGTCGGCCTGTCCCTCGCGATGATCGGATCCGCGGCCTTCAACGGCGTCGGCGTCCTGTGCGCGACGGTTCTCGTGGCGGTGGTGATCGTCGCGCTGACGCGCCTGCACGCCAGCGCCGCAGGTGCGGCCACCACATCGGAACTGCTGGGGTCGGTGCTCGGGCCGGTGTCCGCGCGGTTCACCGGGCTGGTGCAGCTTGCGGCGTACGCCGCCCTTGGTGTGGGCGCGGCGGTGTCGCTGGGGCTGCAGCCGTTGGGCATGGCGGGCGTGGACCCGGAAACCGTCTTGACCAGCTGGCTTTGGCCGATGTGGGCCGGCATCGGGGTCATCGTCGCAGGCACGCTCGTGGCGGTGCTGCCGACCAGGACGGTCATGGCGGCCGTCGCGGTGCTGGCCGGCCTGGGGTTGCTGGCGTACTTCTATCTGGCGCTCGCTGTCATCGCCAAGATGGCCTCGGGCAGCCCGCAGGTCATGGGCGGCACCGAGAGCATCTCGACCGTCGACATGCTGGCCGCTGCCCTGCCACTCGGTCTCAGCCTGTTCGGCTTCGAGGCCCCCACCGCCGCCTCGGATCGGCTGCGCTCGGTCGCACGACCGCTTGGTGTTGCGGTCGGCATCACCGCGGTGTGTGCGGTGGTACTGCTGGTCGCGGTGAACCTGTCGACGATCGCCGGTTTCAGCCACCGCGCCACCGACCTTCCCCTGATCGTGCCTGAACTGTTCGGCGACATGGGCAGACAGAGCCTGAACCTGGCGTCGGCGCTGCTCGGGGTCGCCGTGGTGCTGGCCACCATGTGGGCTGCCACGCGCGTCGCCGCGCGGTTGTTCGGCGGCGGCGTGGTGACCGCGGTTTCGGTGCCCGCGGTGATGTGTGTTCTCACGGTGGTGGCGTGCCGGTTCCCCGAGGACATCGGCGAACTGCTGTTCGTCGTGCCGGCACTGCTGCTGTTCGTGGTGTACGTGGCTGTCGGGGAGGCGAATGCCCGGGTCGCGGGTTCCCCGGTCGCCATGCAGCTTCCGCGTGCAGTACTGGTCGTGGTGTTGCTCGCCGTCCTGTTGATCTCGGTGCGCGAAGGCTATTTCATCCTGGGGTCGATCTGGCCGCTGCTCGTGGCGGCCGTGATCACTGCGGCCGCGGCGATTTTCGCGCGTACCACACCGCGGCCAGCGCACCCGCCTCGTTGAGCGCAAGATGCACCAGCAGCGGCGCGGCAAGGCTTTTCGTACGATGCATCAACCAGTCCAGGAACCAGCCCGCCGCGCCGGTCGCCAGCACGGTGCCGACCACCGGTTCACCGGCCGCGCGTGCATCGGGTATGTGTGACAGTCCGAATGCCGTTGCCTGCAGAAGCCTTCCGCCTGTGTGCCCGAACGCGCCGGTACCCACTGCGCCGAGAGCGCCGCGGAACGCGGCCTCCTCGGACCACACGGTTCCCAGCGGGATCCCCAGCATCAGCCAGAACGCCACGGCAGGCGGCAGTTCCCGCTCGCGCATCGCGGTGCGGACCGCAGGCAGCGCCGTGGTCGCGACCACCGAGGATGCCACCACGGCCGCGGCGACCGATCCGGTGCGCATCCCCGACCACAGCGCGGGCGGTCTCAACCCGGACCGCCTCGACCCCGGCGCGGCGCGGCTGAGGGCGAGCAGCGCCGTGCCCACCAGCGCACGCACCACCGGCCTGCACCGTTCGGGAAGCCGCGGGTCGACCACGACGTTCCACGCCGTCAGCGCCGCCGCCAGCGCCAGTGCACGGAACTTGGCGGCGGTCATCGGGGCCATCAGTATTCGGGTCCGTCGTTGGCGGCAGTCTTCTGCAGCGCCATACGGATGCGTTCGGTGTCCTCAGGTGTCCAACCGTCCGGCGGCGCCACGGCGGCCCAGCCGTCGAGCACCGATTCGCCGTAGTTGTGGCCGTGGCCCGCGGGCACGCTCGACGCGTTGGTCATGTCGGCGGCCACCTGCCAGAACGTGATGATGGGATACCACCGCATGGACGCGGTGCGGTCGCCACCGGGCGGTTCCACGAGCCAGTCGGGCCGGGAGAACAGCAGATCTGTCGACCACCACACGATCGGGTCGGAGGGGTGCTGCAGGAACAGTACGCGGGTGCCCTCCCACGGTTCGGCGGTGTCCCTTGCGATCTGGGCG
Coding sequences:
- a CDS encoding DUF3073 domain-containing protein, giving the protein MGRGRAKAKQTKVARELKYSSPQTDFERLQRELSGGSASDGVNDADDDWATEDDWRR
- the purF gene encoding amidophosphoribosyltransferase, with product MIGHDDNESENEPREECGVFGVWAPGEEVAKLTYYGLYALQHRGQEAAGIAVADGSQVLVFKDLGLVSQVFDEQTLAAMPGHVAVGHCRYSTTGSTTWENAQPVFRNTAAGTGVALGHNGNLVNTAELAARARDNGLMELKGGPAATTDSDILGALLAHGAADATLEQAALELLPTVRGAFCLTFMDENTLYAARDPHGVRPLSLGRLDRGWVVASETAALDIVGASFVRDIEPGELLAIDADGVRSTRFANPEPKGCVFEYVYLARPDSTLVGRSVHATRVDIGRRLAREHPIEADLVIGVPESGTPAAVGYAQESGIPFGQGLMKNAYVGRTFIQPSQTIRQLGIRLKLNPLREVIRGKRLIVVDDSIVRGNTQRALVRMLREAGALEVHVRIASPPVKWPCFYGIDFATPAELIANAASQEHEGEMLEAVRHAIGADSLGYISQQGMIAATEQPASRLCSACFDGKYPIELPGETALGKNVIEHMLASAARSGIPVAQNDNASALRRP
- a CDS encoding NAD(P)H-binding protein, translating into MRGGPTASAPTRKETVLARCLVTGATGYVGGRLTPLLVAAGHDVRVLARTPEKLSGVPWRDDVEVARGDLSDLDSLRSAFTGIDVLYYLVHSMGTATDFADSEREAAANVAEVAKDAGVRRIVYLGGLHPDDAQLSPHLASRTLVGETLMASGVETVVLQAGVVVGSGSASFEMIRHLTDRLPVMTTPKWVHNRIQPIAVRDILHYLVQSASVPFPTTRAWDVGGPDVLKYGDMMQVYAEEAGLRRRRMVVLPWLTPTIASWWVGLVTPIPSGLARPLVESLHCDAICGEHDIDAVIPPPEGGLTSYRDAVALALACQSRPDTGAAWFNEPADSLPSDPDWSGAPAEVAEFRTPSRGADPTATLRNVAEAAWERQGWRVLPDDPSGPLTLTKDARLGRAWLQFTAEGDGAVVHRSVLRPRGLLGQVYAATVWPLRRRMLHRRADALFSG
- a CDS encoding CAF17-like 4Fe-4S cluster assembly/insertion protein YgfZ — encoded protein: MSAVPTPEGSPDAGAVWHYGDPLGEQRSAATDAVVIDRSHRAVLALTGKDRQGWLHNISSQHVSAQPDGTVTENLSLDMQGRVEDHWLQTELDGTTYLDTESWRGEPLAAYLRKMVFWSDVQIEPADLGVLSLLGPALAGDAVLSALGLSALPEEATAQPLPGGGFVRRVPSEGLELDVLVARETLDDWKQRLVSAGVRPAGMWAYEAHRVAAQRPRLGVDTDERTIPHEVGWIGGPGVGAVHLDKGCYRGQETVARVHNLGRPPRMLVLLHLDGSSDRPATGDPVLAGGRTVGRLGTVVDHVDDGPIALALVKRGLPAETELVTGGSVEVPASIDPDSLPPPDSVGAGRLAIERLRHG
- the purM gene encoding phosphoribosylformylglycinamidine cyclo-ligase translates to MTDREDSVSSDAISYASAGVDIEAGDRAVELFKPLAAKATRPEVRGGLGGFAGLFALKRDYREPVLASSTDGVGTKLAIAQAMDKHDTVGLDLVAMVVDDLVVCGAEPLFLQDYIAVGRTVPERVSAIVAGIAEGCVRAGCALLGGETAEHPGLMEPDHYDISATGVGIVEADDVLGPDRVRPGDVIIAMASSGLHSNGYSLARKVLLEIDRMNLAGHVEEFGRTLGEELLEPTLIYAKDCLALAAETQVRTFCHVTGGGLAGNLERVIPHGLTAELDRGTWTPAPVFGMIAQRGRIERAEMEKTFNMGVGMVAVVAPEDTDRALAILTARHLNCWTLGTVKKGGKDSVRAQLVGQHPRF